Genomic segment of Camarhynchus parvulus chromosome 1A, STF_HiC, whole genome shotgun sequence:
gaaaaacagaactgaaattaCAGTAATTGCAGCAAGAGAAAATGAGATATCATGGTAATATAAGTTCCTGTAAGACTGACTGATTACTTAAGGAAAGAAATCCAGATAATCCTGGAAAAGTTGCAGCAGAAGGCAAAAAACCCCTACAATAGTTCTTGATTTTATGGTGTCAAGTAAAACTATGACTTTAAGGGAGTTACGTATGAATGGGCAATAATTTATATCATTAATTTCAGCTGTCAAAGCAGGGGATGTTGGCCTGTATGCATATAAGTGTGCCATATTAACCCAAAAATCTAGCAACAATCCATCTTAGGAAGCATTTTATGTTATCCTATAACAGGTTTTACACATTTCAGCTATTGCTCACATATATATGTGAAGTTGCTGGAGTTTATCTTCTATATACACTACAAAGGTTTGCAACAAGTTTGGCCTGGCACATTCCCGAAAtattgaaagtattttaatttttgaaaattggTAAGGAAAGAAGGTATATAGTTAAGGCACAGTACAGTCCTTTTTGGCTTATTAAAAGAGACCACTTACTTTGGGAAAAGTGAAGACCATCCTGGGATGAAGCCAGGATCTCTGGTGAACCACAGGAGGGTCATTACAATGAACAGGACAAGTGTAACAGTTTCTGGGTAGCTATAGCAGAAGTAGAATGAATTATAAATTTTCCTGAATTGACATTTAGATTTACCTGCTCTTGTTTGCAGATTTATAGTTTGAAATACCTAATTGGTCCAAGTTTCTTGTACTCCTCCTGAATCACCTGTGATGAGGCCTCTTCTCTAGCTGTTTTCTTCTTGCCACACTTGAACATGTTTTTTAAACTGGAATGTAAAGCAGCAATATTGAATGATGGGATATTAGTGTATACAGAAAAAACTGTCCAACCTTTCCAGTTACCAATAGCACTTGACAAATGTCTATTTGTCACTTTACAATGCAGTATCTCCCATTTAGCTATCACACACCAAGCATATTGGGGTTCATTGACAATGCCCAGTGGGAAAGTGACAGAGGCAGCCACAAAATGTGTTCTGTTATTGACCAACTCATTTGGCCAGGATGGATGAAACTTTAACCATGTGAACTAATTGAAAGAATCAAATATATAACTCTCTTTAATGAGAGTCTCCTTAAGTCTATGGCTTTGCTTTACTTTGTTTTTGAATGAAAAAGTTTTTCTTACACTAATAGCTTGCATATTGATCAGCAGGGTATTTGCTACAAGCCAGGTTTTCATTCTTGGATAAGTCTCTTATACAAAGTTAAAAAGAACATTAtcaaaacaataaagaaaaatgaaactataAATGTTCACAAATAGAGTGGTAAGCATGGGATGATTCTGTCTGCTTAAAACTAGTCTCACTTTTCATGTCTTGCACCACAAGTAGCCATGTAATTTTGGAAGTTCGGTGTCCCACCTATCTCTCCAGTGAACTCATGGAGAAAAAGGCTTTGAAGAACCATCCCAAAAGATGTATTGTCCTCTCCAAAACCATAAAAGCCCAATCAGTGTGGAGAAATGGAAACCCTACCATACCACCACATATAGAtttaggaaaagcagaagtttctTACTTCACATTTACAAATACAGTCATCTGGTTTATAACAGACATTGTTCAAATATTCAAACCAATGCCTCACTCCAATAAAGGATGTATTCCTATGACTCttccagtaaaaaaaatgtatatgaTTTCAGTATTCTTTTGTCTTGCACATGTGCACTGACTAAAGACTATGCGTGTATATTATACAGGAGTGAGTCCATTTGTGGTATGGACTTTTCACACTGGGCTGAATAGTCCAGGAttcttattttagaaaattctTGTCCATCTGGAGACTGAGCCATAATAATCAAGGGCACAAAACCACTGTTGCTGAATTTTCTTCCTATTGAGCCTAAGGAAAAGCCTCAATATTTATTAAACTAAGATGCAATATTTATTCCTGGTAAAAACAACAATTTATATCAATAACCTTTAGTTCTATTGATAATACTGTTCACTTACTCAAAGCCAAGGAAAAGCCACTGgagccagagccaggagagTAGCAGAATAGTAACTGCAATTGGGATGGAAAGGATAAACCAGGATCCAAAATTGATGCACTGGCAACCTGGGTAACGTCTggatgaaagcaaaaaaatatttagttcgCCTTTGCAAAGGAATGAAGACTTGTGAGAATTATCAGAAAGCACTTCTGTGGGAGAATATTTCTGGCTGGCAGCAGACTTCAGCATGAGGTGGTCTGTGGTATCCTCTTGCCTCACCCTCCCATCCTCTTCCTGGTCATCATGACCACTACAGGAACCGGCTGTGCCAGTTATTTGGGCAATGGATCAGCAACAGGTCTGGGGATCTGACACGGACTGAGGTGTGTCTCAAGTGGGTTCAGTAAGCGAGGGAGGGCCATGCACAGCCTAAGGGCTGTTAGGACTATAAAGAAACAGAACGGAATTTTTTGAGATGAGAATTTAGCATGAGAAAATATACTCAAATGAAAAAGCTCCAATGGATGTAGAAGACAACAGTGGAAGAAACACTGAAACTTCTATTGTTTAGTTTTGTACAGGGATGAATATTTGTGTAAGTATTTCTAGTAATCTGAAAATTGATGTTAGGTATTCTTCATCTCCAGAGCAAACATCCCTCAGGTAGAATGGATGATCggtttaaatgttttttaaaaataatctattaCATAGTTCTGGTTGGATTATCTGTTATTGTTGGATTATCTACTGCAGGTCTTGCCTGAAGCAAGGATGGGCAGGacacactgatttattttctagaCCTATTTCCTCTGGAGAATGTACAAGTGTGACTGATTTTAACAATCCTCTTTCTACAATGACAGTAAACTCTTCGCAGGCAAACTCTACAAATGGTATCAACTGGTATTCAACAATTTTGTCATGTGCAATACAAAACAGATGATGTAGGACAAAAAAggattttgctttattttgttttatttcagaattcaaGTAGGACTATTACTGACAATCGTagtttgcagaaggaaaaaaatgatcaGCAAGAACTATTGGATTCCAAAGGGTTTAGAATGAAATTTgccaattttcttttcaaagtagttctacttaaaaaagaaaatgaatattagaaaatgctttggaaaactTAAAACATTGCTCCATTGAATGCAAAGTTTCAGACTGCCTTGAAAttatctgctttttttgttgattAATGGACccagaattttcatttcaacagTGCTTAGCCTCTTGAAAGTCTCCTGATGCTCTTTGCTAAGCAGTCTGAACTTATTTCCTGCTgtacttaaaaattaataacagaTCTTTAGATAGTGATTGTTCTGTTCATGCCAAGTATTGCTTTCCTTCTCAGAAAAATCTATCTTTTTCCATGCAGCTACTGAAATTGTAAAGTACTACTTAACCAAACAATGGTCATCTCGTTGCATGTGTTGGCAGGTCACTTACAGACTTTCCCCGTGTAAGGCAAATACAAACCTGCAATTTCAttttatctcagaaaaaaaaattaggaaaagcaACAGAATCAAATAGTATCAAATCAAAGGGCAAGGTTTCTAATGCATTTTAGGGGAGACATGTGAGAGCTCAAGAAAGAAAGTTAAACTTCTGGACTAAGAAGAGTAcaaataatgtaatatagtCTCTTACGAATTGAAGTGCTCAGTAAAAATCAGATTAGTCGATGTTCCTGTGATTGTGGTCAGTCCTCCAATGGTAGCAGAATAAGCCACACATAAACACATCACTTTGAAAATCCCACTGTATttgtcctttctgctttttctctctgcttcagcAGGTGGTAGGTTCTGCTTAGAAAATATATACACTAATTAATGTATAAGAAGGGCTCATCATCAGGCACAAAAATAGAATTTGAGGATATCTCAGAAGAGCCAGACAATTTACTGGCAATATAGTTGTCTGCAGTGTTACACTGGTAATGCAATTATCCATGTAAAGGAAAAGGAGGCAGAGTCAAATCCTGAAGTCCCTTCCCTGATATTAGTCTTTACAGAACTGCCTCTGTATAGACTGatacatatacacacacctGATACAGAGTTTGTACTCTGGTTAGtaaaaaaagtcagttttacTTAGTACATGAAGCCAATATAGGTGAGGTTGCTTTAACTTGTGTGAAATGGGAGGACAAAACCAGTAATGAAATAGCTATACAAGCAAAGTGTGTACATGTGTCTGACTACAGGtatattttttattcacatGTAACCAGCTTCATTATAACCTGTGCCATTTTAGGTGAGACATAGAAGTGCAATTTAGGTTAAAACTAAGATTCACTgcataataaaaatactttaagtacctgttcatttcctttttcattttccttttcaactGTGCATACAGTACTACCCACATTGTTGTTATAtctggaaaaacaaaggcaTGTATTGTAGCAAACAGATATTCTATTTAGATGAATTCTTAGAACAGAATTTACTAAATCATTAACAATTACCCATTTactggtttttctttctctttccaatCTGGGTTTTCATGTTCTCCTATATTTTCTGTAAGACAAAAAAGCATTTAAGGGAGCAAAACTGGAAAGGCTCCATCAATGTCTCATCCCATGCATTTGCTTCACATCATCCCATCAAGACATTTGCAAGCACCAATCTCAGAAACAGTTGATTTGTGCCCTACTCCTTCATGACTCCTGTTCCTCAGAATCTGAATCTTCTCAGGAGGAGAAATATTCCTAATTTGCAATCTAACTGTGAAGGTAATCAGTTTAGATTCAGTTGTTCTTCCAACATTACCCTATAGTTTAAAGAGCTCTTTTCCTGTGCTAACATTTAAGCCTTAGAGTATCTATAGCCTGGAGGCATATTTCCTTCCAGCCATCTCATAAGGCTGATAAGAGAGGTTGATAAGCCAGCCCCTTCCTGTCTCCCCTCCTCTCATCCAGCTGCAACCTTCTGCCCCTGTTCAGTTTTAATTAATCTTTGTGATCATGAGAGAGCTCACACACAGTGATCGGAGAGAAGTCTCACAGTGAAGCACGAGAAGATGCCAGTACTCCTCTGGCATTTCAGCCTACTTGCTGTGCTCTTTCCTGCCCAGTGAGGGTGGCAAAGCCACAACTGCAGCATGCCTACCgtccagctccagggctgggttgATGGAGCCATTAGAGCAGGACATCTCCAGCTCATCAGCTTCTGCTTCAGCTCTGATGATCTGCTGAGCTACAGCTTCTACGATTGGCAtcaccatggcagcagcagaggtgttGCTGAGCCACATTGACAAGAAAGCACAGCTAACCATGAAACCCAGCATAAGCCTGGAATAGGAGAGAAGAGTCTGTGACTGCTACAGTAACACCTCCTATCATCAGACTATTTAATATAAATGAGAACTTTGTcaacagaaaagctgaaacactgaaaattttaagcTTGTAATTCTGAGAAcatttttgaattaaaattgtCTTGCTCTAAGATGCTGAAATTATCATATTTTAGAGGTCTAAATATGCTTTAAAGTGAAGCAGAAGccataaaatttatttacagaattaTACTGTACATGAACCAACTTTGAAGAAAGAGCATCATACATGTAACAAATCCAAATGAGAGTTAAAATGGCTACGCTGCTGATGCTATTAATCTCATATTGTACAGTCTAGGTCAAAACCCTGGAGTTCTCACTTAGTTAAGTTCTCTAGATATACCAGTTCGGTTGTTAcaggaagaaatattaaaaattcagaaagaggTACAAAACTTAGTCTTACTCAGAGCACCAAGACAAGTATAGGCATTATTTGGGCTTCAATAAATGTCATCTTCAATATtaaatgggaaagggaagggtCATTACAACTCCTTAATCTGATCTTGGCTCAACTTTTTGTAAGTTTACTACAAATAGTAATGCAATACACTGAATTGCATcaatgactgaaaaataaaacattccatGTCATATCTGGTGAAGCTGGATTGTAAATTTAGAATATAGGTCACAATGttgtttttaatgcatttattgGAGCTGGAAATGTGAACAGTCCTCCTAAATCGCTGTTCCAAGGTGCTATTATTGACATGAAACACCTGCCATACATCATCACAGCAAGAGAACATAGTGGAGGGATGGTGGTTTTGCACCTTTCCATCAGAAGACTTCTGTGCAATTTGTAAAATTCTTTATGCAGCCTTGATCAGAAGCTTCACAAAAAAGTCAGTTTTACTTAGTACATGAAACCAATATAGATATTATATAAAAATCATGTACACATTATTTGATGATTGAAAATACCATCAAAATATCTCTTATAGCCTTTCATTTCAGCTAATGGCAACAACATTTCAAACTGGATTTTTTCTCAGTAGGGGAACCTTGTCTTTCCCGGTGCACTTTTAACTGCATTGATGAAATGATCTGTAGACCAGCAAGTCACAGACCTGATTCAACACAAATTGTCATCAGTAGTGTAAAACCCATTAATTTAGGCAGTTTTGGATTAGGTCCTCAGACAGAAGTTGAGGAAGAATTGTTTCTTATGCAGAAAATACAGCTCAGAATAAGCACACTGAATATGAATTTTCACACTGtaagaaaatgccattttagtAGAACTTGCAAGAgtatttaaaactaaaagaaaattaagacaTTCACTAATGTATTCTAAAATTATTCATCATAAATTTCCAGCATTAGATGGATTGATCGTCAGGTATAATGGATGGTCAGGTGACCATTTGGTACAATGTGGTGGGCTCTACTGAGGGACTGTAAAAATgattgcaaaataataaaatatatcctATTCTGTTCAGCTCTagtttttctgcattattttctctgtggcaTTGTTAAAAAATACTAAGCATGAAAAATCTGGGCTGTGAAAACCCCTTAcgatcatcaagtccaaccataaacgtaacactgccaagtccaccactaaactatGTTCAGAAGTGCCACATCTAAATGTCTtcaaatacctccagggatgatgactcaATCACTTCCCTTGACATCcagttccaatgcctgaccaaCAATACACTGAATAAATTTTTGCTATTATCCAATCTAATCCTTCTCTGGCCCAACTTgaagctgtttcctcttgtcttttcacttttcacctgagagaagaggctgacctTCCcttggctacagcctcctttcaagGGAGTTGTAGACAGTGATAACATCTCCCCTGAGAAGctttttctccagactgaacaaccccagctctttcagctgctcctcataagacttgtgcttcagacccttcaccagcttcattgTCCTTCTCCGGGCTTGcaccagcacctcaatgtctttcttgtagtgaagggtccagaactgagcacagaaTTTGAGCTACAGCCTCACTGGTGTTGAGTACTGGGAGACCATCCATGTCTtgatcctgctggccacatATTTCTGATACACATCAGTTTGtctagaaaaatatataatggaAAATCCAGAAGTCTCCTGCTATTTTACTTTCACTGCTGCACCCTTTCTGACCTGTGATGCAGAGCTCTCATGCAGTGATATCTCTGCCTTGGCTGGATGAGGCTGCAGTGTGCACAGGCTGCGCTGTGCCTGCCGTGGGCACTGCTAGTGAGCAGCAGATGCTGAGAGGTGGGTAGATCACAGATCTACCTTCACAGATCATTTAATCCTTCACAGATCATCATAATCTTATCACCCCTTTGTCATGAGCAGGAAATGTGATAGGTATGAAGGATGTTTCCTCAGGGTTACAGCTCTGGACTTGCTTTAGGTATCCTCAGATGCTGGCTTCAGGTTTGACTGTTCACAGCACGCTCCCAGCAATGTTCAGCTTAGCACAGCACACCATCCACTTGTCATCTCCCTTTCAACATTTCAGCTAAAAGATGAGAATTTAGAAGTGTTCAAAAGAGAAGTCAAAATAACTAAACCTGCATAGCACAAGAATACAGCTTAAGATATTGGGAGGCAGAAGAACAAGAATGTTAGGCGaattttttccaaacagaaagCTACCAGCTATCAAAAGAGGTACAACGAAATCAAAATATatgagatatttaaaattagatCAGTCAAATTACTGATGAATAGAAATAATCCAGCATTCTTATCAAGTGTCATTATTTAAATCACTTAGGAGGCATCTAATTTTTTAGGCCTGGGGTTTCTGGTTTTTTGATAATTTGCTTCCTTTCTGCTTCCTGGCAAGGTGTCATGAGCATGATGTATTCTGGGAAGCTAAACTTGCTCCCTAGATCTTATGAGCAGCTTTGCTTGAATGCTGACAGATACCTCTGTCAGCCTAAAACCTTTCTGCAAGTTTGTAAAGAAAGCACAACTTTGAAAAAATTTTCACTTCCAAAAATATATGTTGATAGTGAGTAAGCAGAGAGTGTGATTTCTTTTACCTTATCCCCTCTTCCAGCTGAGGAAGTGCCTatcctttgttgttttttttttttttttaaatgcagacaAGGAAGACACCTTAAGTAAAGACATTACaatgtgtttttccttccccaccacCTGCTTAGTTGtatgtttggtttttccccctcactgTGTATTTGagctatttttgtatttttggaaaTGTCCAGGATTTTGAAAACActattgaaattaaaaaaaatcagcatagAACAACTTTTATGTTGTAGGCATTGGGTGGGAATGTTCCAACGACCATCAAGAAATGGGACCCCTATATTATTTACAATCTAATCCTACTTTTTGTTCAGAAGGATCCTCATTAGGAATAGAAGCCCTGCAGGGAACTTTCAGTTAGGATTTCAGCAAAATATTAAAGTGTCATCTACAAACCTTTCACATCAATTTAAATATCTGCTTTGTTTGAGTAAAAAAGAAAGGCTGGATTTCTACTGTAGAAAGAGCAGTAGGCAATTATTTCTGGAATACATAGCTTTCCACAAGTATTATTATCCTTCAAGACACTGTTTAGCACATACCATGCAGGGTTGACACCCACCAGCATCACCATTTTTAAAGCCACTCTTTTGTGAAGATTCCATTTTTCTATTGATGTTGCCAAACAAATTACTCCAATCAGCAGCAGATGAAAGTCTTTAAAATAAGCAGATGCTacctgaaacaaaataaaaaaaccccaaaaccaaaaaggaaaataaaccaattttttaaattaaatggtgaatttttttttagcctttGGTAATAccaatttaatgaaaaaaatcagtaagattatattatgaaataaataaagagactcttttcttaaaaataggTCATTGGAACTATTAAATACATTTAACCAAATGATTCAAGGACGAATGCACTGGAATTCATATGgttaaaacaaagtaaaaattaaagCTTCAGATAGAACAATCCAAAATTGTCAGTCACATCTCACATGCATACTAAATCAGCAATTATATGTTGTTCTTGTTACTTTTTTATCTATTCAACAGGTAAAATAACAACTTCAAGCATAGACTTAGATTATGATTAGCTGTGATTTCATCTCTTTGGCATGAAGGTGTATAGTCAGCAGCTTGCACATGATGTCATTATTGTGACATTTTGCCTCTGTAATATTAAGCATATTTCATAACTACCTAGCATTTTCCCATCAACTGACATCTAAACACTGAGCCACTATCTAGgagaaattattaaagaaattattaaaaaaatgtgaacAAGTCCTGAAGACAAAGCATGCAAGCAAGTTGAGGCAGAACTGTTGTGATTGGCACTCAGCAAATCCATGCATTTGCCTGACAGGTTTCAACATTATGTGTTTCATTCTTTGGAGTTTTGATTTCTGATATGTACAGtataaaacagagaaaaataaaggttaCCTGCTTGGATCCCATTATACCAAACAAGGGGAACATAAAGGCAGGGAGCAAAGCTGAAACAGCCAGTGGCAAAGCTTCTGTGAGCCAAAAGATGGCAACTACAAACAACGTGTATGCACATTCTGCTTCCTAGAATACAAAAGGCATCAATAACAACATGAGCTGATCATCCAGGGGGGAAAAACCACAATTCAAAAAGCGCAGCTCCATCAGTAGAGAGATtccccacagctggaaaagTATGAGTCAAAGGACCTGTGTTTAGGGTAGTTATTTTGTGCTACTGACAATCCTGCTGAGATATGAAACACACTCAGTAAAATAGGTGTAGAGAAATTTCTCTAAGAGatagtaaaattatttcaattctATCACTCAGGAACAGTGGGAAAAAAGTCAGCTTCTTGTTCCTTCAAAGACAATTAATCACCTTCGAGGTCATTCTGAAGCATTCTCAGGCCATGAATTCCTATAAATCAAAAGCATTTTGCCTCTGTAAGCAAACCTTTAAGACTCCAGGAGTACTCGCAGTCAATAATTGGTCAAATGTTTTCTCTCCTGAAGTTTTGTCATCAGTAGCAATAAGGCAAGGATATAATCTAACAAAAAAGGTATCATGCAATTCTGACAAGAAAcattgctgttgtttttcaggCTTGTAAATTTAGCGAGTGTCTTTTGCTTCAACTCCTTAAAATgaggagatttttcttttcctttttttatctttttttttccctcccaggaGAATAATTTTCAATGCTGTCTGTAAAATGCAGCCCCAGACAAATATAATGAGGTGAATTAAATCTAGTTTCTTCCAGAGTATTAGAAATCTCTTTTGTGTAGTTTTTAACTTATATTCCTGCTTTTAAGGAAAATGGTTTGGAACTCTTAGTGCCCCTGGTTAGGGTATGAAATTACTCAAcaacagcagaaatgttttgtaCTGGGAAAGGAGTAGCTTAATGATGTAGCTCTTGGACCTTTGCCTGGAAAACAACAATATTAAACCTAAGTCAGTCAGCTGTGTCTATCAtttattttgggaaagaaattttTGTTATGTATGAAACAATTTGAAAATATCCATTCACCTAGCAAATGCTCATCTCACTTAAGTCCTATGATATTAAGAATTTCCCACGAGTTTCCTCTcagaaaggaaactgaaatattGGAATGTGATGTGAGTGTGTGAAGCACATTGCTCTGTACCCACCATCTAACTGTGATGCAAAGACTTCTGAACcaaattttcatgtattttcattCATGGTATGTATAACACACACATTATAACACATCACAGAATTCCATTTCGATCTGCTGGCATCAGAGCTGTACCAAATAGAGTCACTAATGATATTGTTAGATAGCTGTTTCATCAGCTTGGAGTTGTCCCAAGAGTTAGTGAATGCCAGAATTTAtttcaagtaaaataaaaccatagATTTTGCTCTATTTAGGAACCAGAGGGAATTTGTCAGATCACTGAATACAGTCATGTCCTATCAGACAACATAAAATGTGATGAACTTAAAATCCTTTATTAAACAATAAGTAATTGCAGCTCTTTTCCTGACAATTCATCTCCATTGTCAATCATATGGAGCTGTTTAAAAGAgtctaaaaaataataatggtaaCAATATTACCAATGTAGTCCAGATGTTAGAAAACAAATATGTGATTCTGAGCTTCATGCATCCAGTACAGAATTTTATGTTGAAGCTGTCTTCTctaaatttctgtgaaaatacactaaattgacaaaaaaataatcacaatgCAAATATCATTATTCattcaaggtcccttccaactcaaactattTGTGATTCTGTTAATCTGAAAAGGTCTAGGAATCTCAATCTTTACATACAGGTGCAAAATAATTATCTCTCTAAGCAGGTCACTTACTTCTGTTTTGATGATAAGTGGAAGTGGAAGTAAAAGCAGTGGGGTGAGGACAATGAGCAGGAACCTTCGGTAAACCAGGAGGTAGCTAAGAATCTTCATGGTTGATGGCTGTTAGATGAACTTTCCTGAAGAAACTGCCAAAAAACATGTCTGACTTTAAATAGCTGACtctgattaatatttttccaaGCTATCACCTTTAGCCATTGCTAAAGCAGGCCAGTAAAGcaagttaaaattaaatctgGCTCTTTACTGTTTTAGCAAGTTTATTAACAGTAGGTTGATAAGATAAGCGTCCGCCTTAAACCAAGGCTAGATGTCAGCCCTCTCAGgactttctctctctgctcttcctcatAACAAGTTTATGTAATTACAACAGGTTCTTGacagtcagaaaaataaaaccttccaGTGCTCTCCCAGTCACTGCTGACTTCCGTAGGAAGTCAAAACATATAACATACACGAAATATATGCTCAAAACCAGTTGGTGCATTTATGTGAAATCATAAGCAAGATAATTTTattgaacaaaattaaaaattcttcattgtCTTCTCCGTCtgtggagatattcaaaacttGCAGATAAGttcctgagcaacctgacctGAACTTTGTTCTGCTTTGAGTAAAAGGTTGGACTAAATGACTTGCAGAAGTCCCTTCCAGCTTCAGCCTATTTGCATTTATCTGTATAGAATGTAAAGTATATGAGAAAAACAAGGccttatttttctgtcttgccAGGCAGGGAATagcttattttctcttctcatgCAGAAAAAGGATAAGTTCTTTTTTATGTACATCATATAAAGTTTTGAGGAAGTCTAAGAGTAGGAGATTTTTTGAGATAAAagtcaaaaataaagaaatcccTTTGCctgaaatttcccttttttcaataaaaagaacatttggTACTGGCTTTGTAATACAACAAAATAGCATCACATAAGGAACAGGAAAAGATAGGAAAGAAGCTTGTACACTATCTGTGGGTGAAGATTAAAAGGGGGAAGAACACATTGTTTTGTGCTCAGAAACT
This window contains:
- the SLC13A1 gene encoding solute carrier family 13 member 1, whose protein sequence is MKILSYLLVYRRFLLIVLTPLLLLPLPLIIKTEEAECAYTLFVVAIFWLTEALPLAVSALLPAFMFPLFGIMGSKQVASAYFKDFHLLLIGVICLATSIEKWNLHKRVALKMVMLVGVNPAWLMLGFMVSCAFLSMWLSNTSAAAMVMPIVEAVAQQIIRAEAEADELEMSCSNGSINPALELDENIGEHENPDWKEKEKPVNGYNNNVGSTVCTVEKENEKGNEQQNLPPAEAERKSRKDKYSGIFKVMCLCVAYSATIGGLTTITGTSTNLIFTEHFNSRYPGCQCINFGSWFILSIPIAVTILLLSWLWLQWLFLGFDLKNMFKCGKKKTAREEASSQVIQEEYKKLGPISYPETVTLVLFIVMTLLWFTRDPGFIPGWSSLFPKYKSYITDSTAALVIGLLFFIIPAKTLPRTSNGENTVSGYIPLITWKEFQSCMPWEIAILVGGGFALADGCEVSKLSEWVASKLTPLGSLPLWLIILISCLIVTSVTEVASNPATITIFLPILSPLAEAIHVNPLFILIPATLCTSFAFLLPVANPANAIVFSYGHLTIMDMVKAGLGINIIGVAVVMLGIMTWIVPIFDLYTYPSWAPNIPSTNGTGL